CAGGAAGCTGCAGGGCGGACAGCCGCGGCGATGCCTGCAACCATGGCAGGCACAGGGGTGAATCCAGGGGGAGGGACCACGGTGTCGACGAAGCTTGAACTTGTGCCGGCGTCAGCGGGCAAGCGCTTGGGCGCCGCCGTGCTCGACTGGCTTCTTCCCCTTGCCGTCCTGGTCACCACTTTTGCCATCGGCATTGCCGGGATTACGCAAACGCGCCGTAACGGTTTCATTGTGTATGACACCGGCCTGCTCGTGTTGCTCGGCAGCATCGGACTGGCCGTCACCATGGCCTACATGTTCGTGTTGCTCGGCATCGAGGCCAAGTCCGGCAACACCATCGGCAACCAGCTCATGGGCATCCGGAGCTCGGACGCCGACGGTTACGCTCCCGGCGCTGGAGCCGTCTTCGTCCGGGGCATCGTCACCGGCGGCGGCCTGTTGCTGGGGGCAATCGTCGGTGCTGTGCTGCTCGCCATCGGGCAGCTTGGCCTGGTTCTTTTCATCGCGCTCCCGCTGATGGTGCTGGGCGCTATCTGGGCCATCCTCGTGGTGGTCTCCAGCGCCTGGGACAAGAACGGCAAGCTGAAGGGATGGCAGGACAAGGCAGCCAAGACCCTGGTCTTCGATGTCCACGCGGGCCGCAACCCTGTAGCCACCGGCGGCATCCAAGGACCGTACAGCTTCGCGCCGGTGGACTTGCCTCCGGTGCAGCCCGTTGTCTCGCCGGTTCCGAGCCCTTCTGCGGCTCAGGCCCCGGCACCCGTCCCCGCACCGGCGGCGACCGAACCGGCGTCGGAATCCCCGCCTGCGGTGCCCTCGCAGGTTTCCGTGCCTTCGCACGATCCCAACCAGTGGCGCCCGCCCTCCGCACCGCGTCCGGTCCCGCAGGCATCCGTGCCCGCCGTTGCCCATCCTGATGACGACCTCGACCGCACCCGGATGCGGCCGGGTGCTGCACGGGCCGAGGCAGTCCTGCGGATCCGCATTGACGACGGCCAGGATGTCCAGCTCGGCGGCACGGTTCTCCTTGGCCGCAACCCCGCACCACAGCCCGGCGAAGCTACCCAGCAGCTGTTGCCGGTATCCGATCCGGGGCGCTCCATCTCCAAGACGCACCTGCACCTGCGGGTGGATGGTGACGGCGTCTGGGTCACCGACCGCAACTCCACCAACGGCAGCGCGGTCACCACCCCCGACGGCCTCCAAACCCGTTTGCAGCCAGGTGTTGCAGTTTTCGTCCGCCCCGGTTCCACCGTCCACTTCGGTGACCGTTCCTTCCACCTAGGACAAGCATGAATTCACAGCCGGCAACCCCCGATGCCGACGCCAACGCAGCCGCTTCCAGCTTCCAATTGAGCTACGGCTACGGTACGGACCGCGGTTTGCGCCGCGAGTTGAACGAGGATTCGTTCATTGCCTCGGATCCTGTCTTTGCCGTGGCCGACGGCATGGGGGGCCACGAGGCGGGAGAGATCGCCAGCGGCATGTGCGTTCGCACCCTGGGCAGCGCCCCGGAACTGGCAACGGGCACGCGGACGGCGTCGGCCGGTGAGCTGCAGGGCTGCCTGTTGAAGGCGGACGCGGCCATCCGCAATGCCACCGGTGGACGCGCAGGGACCACGTTGTCCGGCGTCGTGGTGGTCGAGCAGATGGGCGTGCCGTACTGGCTGGTCATGAACATCGGCGATTCCCGGACGTACCTGCTGAGCCAGGGCCAGTTCTCGCAGGTCAGCGTGGACCATTCGGAAGTGCAGGAACTGGTGGATTCGGGGGACATCACGGCCGAACAGGCCGCCATCCATCCGCGCCGCCACGTGGTCACCCGGGCCCTGGGCACCGGCGATGAGACCGAGGCCGACTTCTGGCTCCTCCCCATCCAGGAGGGCGACCGGATCATGGTCTGCTCCGATGGACTTAACGGGGAACTCGGGGACGACCACCTGTTCCGCATCCTCAGCACCGTTGCCCACCCGCAGGACGCGGTGGATGCCCTGATCCAGGCGGCCCTCCGCAGCGGCGGGCGGGACAACGTGAGCGTCATTGTGGTGGACGCCAAGAACGTCCTGAACGACGCCGGCATTGCCACCACTGCGCCGCGCCCGGAAGTGGGCAACGACGTCGAAGAGGACACCCTGCCACGGGCTTGGGTCAACGGCGCGGAAACCGAGGACGGTGCTGATGGCAAGTAATGGCGTGCCTGCCGTCGCCCGCTACCGTCACGGCGACTGGTTTGGAGTGCTGCGCCGGGGAACAGTCGTCCTCCTCGGGCCGGAAACTCCGGAATCGCTGGTGGAGTCCGTGTGGGAGCTCCTGGCCTCCGCGCCCGAGGCCCACGAGGTACTCCATGAGGTCACGGAGGCGTTCGGCGTATCACTGACCAGGATTCCGCCCTTCGGCATCATTGATTCCAAAGACCAGCTCAGGGTCTTCCTTCGCGGCGACCTCGACCTTGAAGTCCACTCGGCCTCCGGCGGCGAGCAGTTGTCCGGCCGGGACGTGACCACTTGGACGGAGCGGCGGCTGCAGTCACCGGACTCCGTCAGCCTGCGGATCGGTTCCGGCGGTAGTGCGGCAGCCTCCAACGGCGGTGCAGGACCTTCCGGCGGAACCACGACGGCGGCTGGTACCGTCCCGCTGGGCCTGCCGGTGGTTGAGGGAGTAGTGCGGCTTGCCGCGCTGGAGGTCGTCCTTGCCGGCGTTCCGGCGGCTGCCCCGGCCCCCGGAACTGAAACACCCGCAGCCGACGCGGAGCCCGTGGTGGCACCCGCGGACGCTGGGCCCGTGGCGGCACCGGGCGGCGGACGGGTCTCGGATGAGACTGTGCTTGGCTACACCGACGTGGACCTTGGCTTGACGATCGCTCCGCACACGGACGGTCTGCCTGTTGTTGCCGGTCCGGAGGCCGCCGCCGCGTCTGCGCCGGAAACCGCTCCCGGGCCCGCGGAAGACGTCGTTCCAGGGGAGGACCCTTCAGACGAATTCCAGCCGGATGAGTCCGTGGACACTCCTGCGGCAGCCGAAGCTTCCGAGGACTCCGGTGGCGTTCCGGTCCACACCAGCACCACGGATCCCATGGTTCCCACGCTGGAAACCACCACCAACTATGACCACCTGTGGGATAAGACCGTAATGCGGAACATCGAGGACGCAGCGGTCAGGATCGTGGGAGACGAGGACGACCACGACGTTCCTGCAGCCCAGGTGCCCTCGCCGCCGATCCCCGAAGGAGTGCCGCTGCCGTCGCCGAAACGGGCCGACGCGGAAAGCGACGGAGCCGCCGAAGGAGGGACCGGCGTCGTACCTGGTCCGGCCGGAGCCGTACCGGGTACCGGCGACGGGTCCGCAGGCCAGGCCCCTCTTGGTGTACCGGCCCTGATTGATTCCGTCCCGTGGCTGCGCAGCAGTGCCTCCTCCGAGGCTCCTGAACCGGCTGCGCCCGCCCGGCAGTTCACTTCCAGTCCACCCGCGGTGCAGGCTCCCGAGGAAAATGATCCGGACCATGATGGCCAGACCATCATGAAGAGCAGTGTTGCAGTGGACGTTCCTGAGGGTACGGCCGCAGGTGGCTCCTCAACCGGCACCGCAACCGGCCAGGAAGGCGCGGGCAACCACGCCACGGGACCCAGCGTTTTAGCACGGGTGTGCGGGCAGGGACATGCAAACCCGCCCACCTATCCGCAGTGCGCTTCCTGTGGCCTCGCGCTGTCCGGAGACGCGGTCCAGGTGCCACGCCCCAGGCTTGGCCGGATGCGTATCTCCACGGGCGAGTTGATCGACCTTGATAAGTCGTTGGTCATCGGCAGGCAGCCGTCCGTCTCCAGGGTCCAGGGCGGCACCATGCCTCGCCTCGTCCAGGTGGAAAGCCCCGGGGGAGACATCTCCCGGTCGCACGTCGAGGTCCGCCTGGAAGGATGGCACGTCATGCTGTGCGACCTGAAGGCGACCAACGGCACCGTTCTTATCCGGGAGGGCCAGGCACCGCGCCGGCTCGCCCAAAACGAGATGGCCATCCTGCTCGACGGCGACATTGCCGAGTTAGGTGACGACATTTCATTGCGTTTCGAGGAGATTCTTTGAGTTCCAAGAGGCCCCCTGCACCGCCTCCCCATATCCCGGGTTTCAAGTACGTCAGCCTGCTGGGATCGGGCGGCTTCTCTGACGTCTTCCTCTTCGAACAGGACAGGCCGCGCCGCAAGGTAGCGGTCAAGGTGCTGTTGTCCGACCTGAAGACCGAGGGTGCGCGCCGTCGCTTCGAGTCCGAAGCAAACCTGATGGCGCAACTTTCCTCCCACCCGTACATCGTGACCATCTTCGAAGCGGAGACCACAGAAGACGGACACTCCTACCTGGCCATGGAGTACTGCTCACGGCCCAGCCTCGATGTGCGGTACAGGCGCCAGCGGTTCAGCGTTGACGAAGTCCTGGCTGTCGGGATCCAAGTGGCTTCCGCCGTCGAGACCGCGCACCGCGCCGGCATTGTCCACCGGGACATCAAGCCGGCAAACATCCTGGTCACCGACTACAACCGGCCTGCCCTGACCGACTTCGGCATCTCCGGGACCATCGGCGGGGACAACGACGACGACGCCGGAATGTCCATCCCCTGGTCACCCCCTGAGCAGTTCCGCGGCGGGCCCGTGGACGGCGTGCCCGTGGACATCTGGGCCCTGGGTGCAACCCTGTACACGCTGCTGGCCGGACGTTCCCCGTTCGTGTTGCCCGGGCAGGACAACTCGCAGCGGGAACTGATTTCCCGCATCACCAACTCCCCGTTGCCCCGCCTGGGCCGCGCGGATGTTCCCGAATCGCTGGAACTGGTCCTTGCCACTGCCATGGCCAAGTCCCCGGAGTCGCGGTATTCGTCGGCGCATGCCTTTGCCTTGGCATTGCAGCGCATCCAGGCGGAACTGAACCTGTCGGTGACGCCGTTCGAAGTCCTGGCGGACCCGGGGCACGGGGATGAACAGCACCCGGACGACAACGTGGAAGAGACCCGCGTCCGGAGCATCGCTTCGATCGATCCGGATGCGTCCGGAACCGCAACCACCGGTTCGGCCCCCACGTTTCCTGCGCGGACGTTCCCGTCCACCATGCCGGGTACGTCCAGCACCGCCGGCACTTCCACCAGCCCTACGCGGCCAAAGCAGCAGTTCCCGGCACCGCAAACCAACCTTCCGCAGTTCCAATCACCGGGTGTCCACGCGCCCAACGCCGCCCCGGAACCGGAAACGGCCGAGTCGACGGTCTTGCGCGGCTGGCAGCCGCCGGCGCACGATGACCTCGCCGCCACGGTCAATCGTTCGGGCCCCGCAGCCGAAGAAGCCGGGGCCCCGGAAGCCGACCACAGCAAACGGAACCTGTGGCTCGGCGTGAGCGGTGCAGCAGTGTTGGCTGTCGCCGTCGTCGTAGGTGTGGTGCTGGGCGGTTCCGCGCAGCCCAAAGTGGCTCCCAGCGAGACCGCGAGCAAACCGCCCGCAGACGCCATCAGCGACGGCAATGTGCCCGACGTGACGGGCATCCGCGCCGAGGTCCAGCAAGGCGGCGGCCCCGGACTGGTGGTCTTCAGGTGGGACCCGGTCGCGCTCAATTCCGGAGACACCTACAAGTGGCGGACCAAGTCGGCCAAGGCGGACGGACCGTACGAATCGACGTTGGCCTCCAACGTGGTACTCCCCGGTACCACGCAGCTGCCGGTGTGCATCCAGGTGATCGTTGTGCGGGCCGATGGCTCGGCGTCGCCGGGAGGTCCTGAATCCATCGGCTGCCTTGAAAAGTAGCCCGTTCCCGAAAGTAACAAACAGTCCTGCAAGGAGGCACAGATCATGGGGGATCTAGCAATAGATTTCTGTGGCGAATGGTACGAACCGTCAGATGAGGATGTATTCGACATCGGCCGCGAAGGCGACCTTGAAGTAGATGACAATCCCTACCTGCACCGCCGCTTCCTGCAAATTGCCCGTTACGACGGAATTTGGTGGCTGAGCAACGTGGGGAGCATGTTGTCGGCAACCATCGCCGACGGCTCGGGCGGCATGCAGGCCTGGCTTGCTCCGGGCGCGCGGATCCCGCTGGTCTTCAGCCACACGAACGTCATTTTCACGGCGGGCCCCACCACCTACGAATTCGCCGTCCACCTGAAGACTCCGTCCTTCCGGCACGAAGCCCGGGACGAGGACCAGGCGGGGGACACCACCATCGGGCCCGTTGTTTTCACCGATTCGCAAAAGGCGCTCATCGTGGCCCTGGCCGAACCCATGCTGCGTCGGGATGGCACCGGATTCAGTGCCATCCCGTCGTCCGCGGAGGCCGCCAAACGCTTGGGATGGGCGCTGACCCGGTTCAACCGGAAGCTGGACAACGTGTGCGACAAACTCGACCGCGTGGGTGTCGTGGGGCTCCGCGGCGGCGCCGGGAAGCTCGCCACCAACCGGCGTGCCCGGCTCGTCGAGCACGCCGTGACCTCACACCTGGTCACCCCGGCCGACCTGTACTTGCTTGAGACTGAGAGTGGAGTCGACGAAGGATGAAGTTTCGCCTGACCCTGCGGCGGGACCCCGCGGAAGCCAAGGACCTGGCCGTCACGGTGGATGGCCGTGCCACAGTGGCCGACATCGCCACGGAACTGTGGGCCGCGGACCCCGCGCGGAAGGGGACCGAACCGCCGTCGAACCTCTCCATCAGCGTGGATGAGGCGTTTGTTGGCGGCGGGCTGTCCGGCCAGGTCCTGCGCCCGACCGACAACCTGCTGGAATCCGGGCTGCGGCCCGGTTCGAAGGTGTCCCTGACCCAGGTGAGCGAACAATTCGCCTCGAACGCGCCCGGCACCAACCGCGGACCGGCGGCAGCTACCCTGCGCGTCATGGCAGGGCCCGACGCCGGCCGCGAGTTTTCGCTGCCGTTCGGAACCAGCTACATCGGCCGGGACCGGGACGCCGACGTCAGGCTGTCCGACCCCCTGACGTCCAAGCGGCATGCCCGCATCACGGTGGGGGAGACGGTGGAAATCGTCGACACGAACTCCGCCAACGGGCTCCTCATGGACGGGCTGCCCGTCACGCGGGCCACGCTGGAATCCTCGGACACCGTGACATTGGGCGACACCACCGTGGGCGTCGTTTCGCTCTCGCGCAACCACTCCGGAGGACCCACCTCGCCGTTGGTTGACTTCAACAGGTCGCCGCGGGTGGTTCCCCGGTTCGAGTCGCCCAAGCGCGTGCCGCCGGCGGGCCCCAAACGCCCTGAACACCAGCCGTTCCCGTACATCATGCTGGTCACGCCGCTGCTGATGGGCGGCGTTCTGTTCGCCCTGACGCAAAACATCCTCTCCGTCATCTTCATGGCCATGATGCCGCTGTTCATCGTGGGGCACTACGTGGACCACAAGATGCAGGGCAAGCGGCAGGCCAAGGAAGGGCACAAGCAGTTCAACGCTGCCATGCTGGCGTTCCGGGAAGACATCGACCGGCAGCAGAACATCGAACGAGCGGTCCGCCTGCAAGAGGCGCCATCGGTCAGCGACACGGTGGATGCCATCTATAAGCTGGGTCCGCTGCTGTGGACCAACAGGCCCGAGCACCAGCACTTCCTGAGCGTCCGCTTCGGCCTGGGCTCCGCGCCGTCCCGCATCCAGTTCGACGAGCCGGGGGCCAACGAAACCGAGCCGAAGTACATGCGGGAAATCCAGGAATGCCTGCAGCAGGTGCGGGTGATCGAAGGCGTGCCCATCGTGTCGCAGCTGCGCGCGTCCGGCTCCTTCGGCGTGGCCGGGGACCGCAGCGTGGTGGACGACGTCGCGCGCGGCATGGTGCTTCAGTTGGTGGGCCTCCACTCGCCCGCGGAACTCGTCCTCACGGCACTGACGTCCCCGCGGTCCCGCGAACGCTGGGACTGGCTGCAATGGCTGCCCCACGTCGGCTCAGGCCACAGCCCCCTCACGGGCGACCATCTTGCCGCCGGCCCGGGTGCAGGCTCCGCGCTGTTGTCCCGGCTGGAAGACCTGGTTGAGCAGCGTGAAGCCCAGGCCAAGGAACCGGGTCAACAGCCCCGGCCCGGGCTGAAGAATGAGCACGAAGAGACTCCCGGACCTGTTGTGCCCACGGTGTTGGTGGTGGTGGAAGACGATGCACCCGTGGACCGTGGACGCCTTACCCGTTTGGTGGAACGCGGTCCGGATTTTGGCGTCCACGTCATGTGGGTGGCCGCCAACGTGCAGTCGTTGCCTGCCGCATGCCGGGACTTCCTCTCGGTCGACGGCGATCACGGCACCACGACGGGCCAGGTCCGGCTGGGCCGGCACACCTATCCGGTGAGCTGCGAAAGCCTCGACGTTGAGCTGGCCACGCAACTGGCCCGCATGATGTCTCCGCTGGTGGACGTCGGCAACCCGCTCGAGGACGACTCGGACCTGCCGCGCGCCGTTTCCTACGCCACGTTGATCGGCAAGGACCTGATGGACAAACCACAGGCCGTGGCCGAGCGCTGGCAGGAAAACAACTCTGTCCATGCCACCGCCGTGCCCAACCGCAAGGACAACGGCAGCCTCCGGGCCTTGGTTGGTTCCAAGGGTGTTGAGCCGTTCTACCTGGACCTGAAGAACGAGGGCCCCCACGCCCTGGTGGGTGGAACCACCGGTGCAGGCAAGTCGGAGTTCCTCCAGTCCTGGGTCATGGGCATGGCTGCTGCGTACAGCCCGGACCGGGTGAGCTTCCTCTTTGTCGATTACAAAGGTGGAGCTGCGTTCGCGGACTGCCTGCACCTGCCGCATACCGTTGGCCTGGTCACCGACCTCTCGCCGCACCTTGTCCGGCGTGCCCTGACCTCGCTCCGTGCCGAGCTGCACTACCGCGAACGGCTCCTGAACCGGAAGAAGGCCAAGGACCTGCTCGCCCTGCAGCGCGAAGCGGACCCCGAGGCTCCGCCCTACCTCATCATCATCGTGGACGAATTCGCCGCGCTGGCCACCGAGGTCCCCGAATTCGTGGACGGCGTTGTTGACGTGGCCGCGCGTGGCCGTTCCCTTGGCCTGCACTTGATCCTTGCCACGCAGCGGCCGGCCGGCGTCATCAAGGACAACCTGCGCGCCAACACCAACCTCCGCGTCGCCCTGCGCATGGCCGATGAAGTGGATGCCGTGGACATTCTTGGTGTTCCGACAGCCGCCTACTTCGATCCCTCCATCCCGGGCCGCGGTGCGGCGAAGACCGGGCCCGGGAGGATCCAGGGTTTCCAGACCGGTTATGCCGGCGGCTGGACCACGGAGAAGCCGCAACGGCCCCGCATCGACATCGTGGAGATGGCCTTCGGCTCCGGACCTTCCTGGGAGCCGCCGCCTGCGACGGAGATCGCCGAGGAACCGGCCGGACCGAACGACATCGCACGGATGACGGCCAACATCATCAGGGCGGCTGACGTCCTGGCAATCGAGCCGCCGCGCAAGCCTTGGCTTAACGAGCTGGCCACCACGTACGACTTCTCCAAGCTGCCCAACCCCCGTACCGATGAACGGCTCCTTCTTGGCGTTGCGGACGATCCCGCCCACCAGGACCAGCCCACGGTGTTCTACGAGCCGGACAAGGACGGCAACATGGCCGTCTACGGCACGGGTGGTTCAGGTAAGTCGGCGGCACTGCGCGGCATCGCCATTGCCGCTGCCGTGACGCCCCGCGGCGGTCCCGTACACGTCTACGGCATCGACTGCGGATCTTCGGGCCTGAAGATGCTTGAGGGCCTACCGCACGTGGGAGAGGTCATCAACGGCGACGACGTCGAACGCGTCGGCCGCCTGCTGCGCTGGCTCAAGGAGATCGCGGATGAGAGGGCCACGAGGTTTGCCGAAGTCCGGGCTTCCACCATCGTCGAATACCGCCAATTGGCTGCCCGGCCGGATGAGAAGCGCATTTTCGTCATGGTGGACGGCATGTCCTCCTTCCGCGAATCCTACGAATACAGCAACCTTTCTTCGCTGTGGGATATCTTCCTGCAGCTCGCCACGGACGGCCGTCCCCTCGGTATCCACCTCGTGGTGAGCGGCGACCGACCCAACTCCGTACCGGCGTCGCTCCTTGCCTCCATCCAGAAGCGGCTGGTGCTTCGCTTGAGCTCGGAAGACGATTACATGACGCTGGACGTCCCCAAGGACGTGCTGAACGCAGCGTCACCTCCGGGGCGCGGGCTCCTGGACGGATTGGAAGTGCAGTTGGCGGTGCTGGGCGGCAACTCCAACCTGGCCCTGCAGGCGCGCGAAGTGTCCAAGCTCAGCCAGGCCATGCTCCGGCAGGGGCTCAGCCAGGCTCCACAGATCCAACGGCTCCCCGAACTGGTGGACCTGGACATCCTGCCCGTGGGAGCCGTGGACAATCCCATCATCGGCGTCGACGACGAGACCCTCGGCTCCGCCGCCATTGCCGCGAAAGGCCCCTTGCTGCTGGCAGGGCCTCCGGGTTCCGGGCGAACGGTCGCCCTTGTCACGTTGGCCTACGCGCTACGCCGGTCCAACCCGCGGACCGACCTCATCTACATCGGCTCGCGCCGTTCCACGGTTGCCTCCTTGAACATCTGGAGCCGTGCCCTGGTGGGTCCGGACGAGGTGTCCGATGTGGTGGATGACCTGGTGGACAAGGCAAGCGACAACCCGGGAACCATGGCGATCTTCATTGAGGGCCTCACGGAGTTCACCGATACCCTCGCCGAGTCCGGCGTCGGTCGCCTGGTGACGGCCGCCATCAAGGCCGACCAGTGGGTAGTTGGCGAGTCCGAAACCTCCACATGGTCGCAGGCGTGGTCCTTGGCGCAGCCCTTCAAATCCGGGCGCAGAGGACTGCTGCTCAACCCCGGCGACGTGGAAGGGGACAGCCTCCTCAACACGTCACTGGGACGGCTCAGCAAGGACTTCATCCCGGGCCGCGGGTACATCGTGGGACGCGGCAAAGTACGGAAACTGCAGGTTGCCATGCCGCCCGAAAACCGGAGCTAGGATTTGCGTCTTCGCTGGTGTGTGTAGGAGGATGCCGGAAACGTACCGCACTTCCGGACCGCTCAAAGCGCCCCAACGCCCCCAGCGAGGTCATGCCCCATGCAACCCACCGTTCTCCCTGCCGCCGTGCCCGCCTCCAGTCGGCGCCGCGTCCCTGCCGTTGTGGCGGGCGTACTGCTCGCCGCCGCCGTATGGCTGGCACCGCAGGGCACTGCCCACGCAGCGCCCTGCATCCCGGAGACGGCGGGAAGTTGTCCCTCCGTGGAAGCCCCGGGAGATCCGACTCCCACCGAACAGGTCCTCGCACCTGAAGTAACGAATACCAAGCCGGCGCCGGACCGTGACGTGAAGCCCGCGCCTGAACCAACCCGCGTCCACGACCGGAAGCAACCCGCGCCTGCTCCGGCTCCGGCAGCTCCCGCGCCGGCCGTCCAAGCGCCGCAGCCCGCCGTAGTCCAAGCCCCGGCGACTCTAGAGCCTGAGGTGGCCGAAACGCCGTCGGAAACTCCGACGGCGGCACCCACCGCTACAGCCACCGCCACGGCGAGTGCGACGCGGTCTGCCTCGCCGAGTCCCTCGAAGTCCTCCAATTGGGACACACCGATCGATCAGGGCAAAGAAACCCAGGCCGCAGTCCTGGCCACGGGCAACTTCTCCGGGCCCAACATGCTGGGGCTTTTCGGCATCCTGGGCGGGGTACTGCTTGTTGGTTTGGGCGGCCTTGCGTTCGCGCTGTGGAGCAAGAACCGCCTGTCGTCGCACTGAGCGGCCCGCCACATAATGTCCGGGGTGTATAGCAAGATAGACCTGTGAGCACACCAGAGAATCCAGATCGGGTCAGCACCACATCCATGGCCACAGCCGCCGTCGCCGTAGAGGAGGGTGCGCCGCCGTCGGAAAACCTCCGGGAAGAGTACCAGGAACTGGTTGACCTGGTCCGGAAGTACCGGTACGCGTATTACCAAGAAGACGCTCCCACTGTTTCCGACGCTGAATATGACCTCCTGTACCGGCGCCTGGAGGAATTGGAAGCCCTCCATCCGGAGCTCGTCGCGAATGATTCACCCACCCAGGAAGTGGGCGGTGAGGTCTCCGCGGCTTTTGCCGCCGTCGAGCACCTCCAACGGATGTACAGCCTCGATGACGTGTTCTCGCTCGACGAGCTGGAGGCCTGGGTGCGGAAGGTCGAGGCGTCGGTGGCCAAGCTCGGGGACAGGGTCCCGCCGATCTCGTGGTTGACCGAGTTGAAGATCGATGGCCTGGCCGTGAACCTGCTGTACCGGGACGGCAAGCTGGTGCGCGCTGCTACCCGCGGCGATGGCACCACGGGTGAAGACATCACCCATAACGTCCTGACCATCAAGGAGATCCCGCGGCAGCTCAGCGGCTCGGGCTATCCGTCCGAAGTTGAGATCCGCGGCGAGGTCTTCATTCCGTCCAAGGCTTTCGCGGAATTCAACGACTCGTTGGTGGCAGCGGGCAAGGCGCCGCTGGCCAACCCCCGCAACGCCGCCGCGGGTTCGCTCCGGCAAAAAGATCCGGCGGAGACCGCCAAGCGTCCCCTCAGCATGTTCGTCCACGGCATCGGGGCGCGTGAAGGGCTGGATGCGGCCAGCCAGTCGGAGACCTACAAGCTCCTGGGCGAATGGGGACTCCCGGTCAGTCCCTACTCGAAGGTCCTGGACTCTTACGACGGCGTCCTGGAATTCATTGCCCACTACGGCGAACACCGCCACGGCCTCCTGCACGAGATCGACGGCATCGTGGTGAAGATCGATGACTTCGCCACCCAACGCGCACTCGGCTACACCTCCCGCGTGCCGAGGTGGGCCGCCGCGTACAAGTACCCGCCGGAAGAGGTCCACACCAAACTGCTGGACATCATGGTCAACGTCGGCCGGACCGGACGTGTCACTCCGTTCGGGTTGATGGAGCCCGTCAAGGTGTCCGGCTCCACCGTGGGCATGGCTACGCTGCACAACCAGGACGTCGTCAAAGCCAAAGGCGTGATGATCGGCGACATCGTGATTCTTCGCAAAGCCGGTGACGTCATCCCCGAAATTGTCGGTCCGGTACTGGCGCTCCGCGATAAGCAGGATCCGCCCGTCCGCGAATTCGTCATGCCCACCGAATGCCCTTCCTGCGGCACTCCGCTCGCGCCTTCCAAGGAGGGCGACGTGGACATCCGCTGCCCCAATGGAAAGTCCTGCCCTTCCCAGTTGCGTGAGCGGGTCTTCCACGTGGCCAGCCGTGGCGCCTTCGATATCGAGGCCCTCGGCTGGGAAGCGGCTATCGCTTTGACCCAGCCCGCAGAACCGGAGATTCCCCCGCTGACCAGCGAGGCCGCGCTGTTTGACTTGACCCGCGAAGATCTGGCAAACGTGATGATCCGCCGCGAGAAGAAATCCAAGGGCGTCGGCACAGGCCAGTACGAACTCGTTCCCTACTTCTATACGAAAGCCACGGCCAAGACGCCGTCAAAGCCCACTGCCACCACGGAGAAGCTTTTCACGGAGCTGGAGAAAGCCAAGAAGCAGCCCCTGTGGCGGGTGCTTGTAGCGTTGTCCATCCGCCACGTCGGTCCCACCGCCTCGCGGGCACTGGCAACCAACTTCGGAAGCATGGATGCCATTCGGAATG
The Paenarthrobacter ureafaciens genome window above contains:
- a CDS encoding FtsK/SpoIIIE domain-containing protein; its protein translation is MKFRLTLRRDPAEAKDLAVTVDGRATVADIATELWAADPARKGTEPPSNLSISVDEAFVGGGLSGQVLRPTDNLLESGLRPGSKVSLTQVSEQFASNAPGTNRGPAAATLRVMAGPDAGREFSLPFGTSYIGRDRDADVRLSDPLTSKRHARITVGETVEIVDTNSANGLLMDGLPVTRATLESSDTVTLGDTTVGVVSLSRNHSGGPTSPLVDFNRSPRVVPRFESPKRVPPAGPKRPEHQPFPYIMLVTPLLMGGVLFALTQNILSVIFMAMMPLFIVGHYVDHKMQGKRQAKEGHKQFNAAMLAFREDIDRQQNIERAVRLQEAPSVSDTVDAIYKLGPLLWTNRPEHQHFLSVRFGLGSAPSRIQFDEPGANETEPKYMREIQECLQQVRVIEGVPIVSQLRASGSFGVAGDRSVVDDVARGMVLQLVGLHSPAELVLTALTSPRSRERWDWLQWLPHVGSGHSPLTGDHLAAGPGAGSALLSRLEDLVEQREAQAKEPGQQPRPGLKNEHEETPGPVVPTVLVVVEDDAPVDRGRLTRLVERGPDFGVHVMWVAANVQSLPAACRDFLSVDGDHGTTTGQVRLGRHTYPVSCESLDVELATQLARMMSPLVDVGNPLEDDSDLPRAVSYATLIGKDLMDKPQAVAERWQENNSVHATAVPNRKDNGSLRALVGSKGVEPFYLDLKNEGPHALVGGTTGAGKSEFLQSWVMGMAAAYSPDRVSFLFVDYKGGAAFADCLHLPHTVGLVTDLSPHLVRRALTSLRAELHYRERLLNRKKAKDLLALQREADPEAPPYLIIIVDEFAALATEVPEFVDGVVDVAARGRSLGLHLILATQRPAGVIKDNLRANTNLRVALRMADEVDAVDILGVPTAAYFDPSIPGRGAAKTGPGRIQGFQTGYAGGWTTEKPQRPRIDIVEMAFGSGPSWEPPPATEIAEEPAGPNDIARMTANIIRAADVLAIEPPRKPWLNELATTYDFSKLPNPRTDERLLLGVADDPAHQDQPTVFYEPDKDGNMAVYGTGGSGKSAALRGIAIAAAVTPRGGPVHVYGIDCGSSGLKMLEGLPHVGEVINGDDVERVGRLLRWLKEIADERATRFAEVRASTIVEYRQLAARPDEKRIFVMVDGMSSFRESYEYSNLSSLWDIFLQLATDGRPLGIHLVVSGDRPNSVPASLLASIQKRLVLRLSSEDDYMTLDVPKDVLNAASPPGRGLLDGLEVQLAVLGGNSNLALQAREVSKLSQAMLRQGLSQAPQIQRLPELVDLDILPVGAVDNPIIGVDDETLGSAAIAAKGPLLLAGPPGSGRTVALVTLAYALRRSNPRTDLIYIGSRRSTVASLNIWSRALVGPDEVSDVVDDLVDKASDNPGTMAIFIEGLTEFTDTLAESGVGRLVTAAIKADQWVVGESETSTWSQAWSLAQPFKSGRRGLLLNPGDVEGDSLLNTSLGRLSKDFIPGRGYIVGRGKVRKLQVAMPPENRS
- the ligA gene encoding NAD-dependent DNA ligase LigA, producing the protein MSTPENPDRVSTTSMATAAVAVEEGAPPSENLREEYQELVDLVRKYRYAYYQEDAPTVSDAEYDLLYRRLEELEALHPELVANDSPTQEVGGEVSAAFAAVEHLQRMYSLDDVFSLDELEAWVRKVEASVAKLGDRVPPISWLTELKIDGLAVNLLYRDGKLVRAATRGDGTTGEDITHNVLTIKEIPRQLSGSGYPSEVEIRGEVFIPSKAFAEFNDSLVAAGKAPLANPRNAAAGSLRQKDPAETAKRPLSMFVHGIGAREGLDAASQSETYKLLGEWGLPVSPYSKVLDSYDGVLEFIAHYGEHRHGLLHEIDGIVVKIDDFATQRALGYTSRVPRWAAAYKYPPEEVHTKLLDIMVNVGRTGRVTPFGLMEPVKVSGSTVGMATLHNQDVVKAKGVMIGDIVILRKAGDVIPEIVGPVLALRDKQDPPVREFVMPTECPSCGTPLAPSKEGDVDIRCPNGKSCPSQLRERVFHVASRGAFDIEALGWEAAIALTQPAEPEIPPLTSEAALFDLTREDLANVMIRREKKSKGVGTGQYELVPYFYTKATAKTPSKPTATTEKLFTELEKAKKQPLWRVLVALSIRHVGPTASRALATNFGSMDAIRNATEEQLAHVDGVGPTIAAALKEWFAVDWHNEIVDRWAAAGVRMEDDRDTATPRTLEGLTVVVTGTLPNFSRDEAKEAIIIRGGKAAGSVSKNTSYLVAGESAGTKLDKAEQLGIPVLDEDGFRELLANGPAAPEGQPATSEGQENVDEAAAREGESE